The following proteins are encoded in a genomic region of Sulfurimonas sp. HSL3-7:
- the gmk gene encoding guanylate kinase, which yields MNHDAGAILVLSGPSGAGKSSLIKKIEDEIGAFYFSISTTTRPMREGEIDGVHYHFVSKEQFESDIEKENFLEYAVVHGNYYGTSIKPVKKALKEGKLVLFDIDVQGHDAVQKRLADITTSVFVTTPTLRELEHRLTARGTDAQEIIDKRIEMAKREVQRICEYDYLVINDDLDEAAKVLVNIAKAARMKIPSIAINEFILEWENEA from the coding sequence ATGAATCATGATGCAGGCGCAATCCTTGTCTTGTCGGGCCCAAGCGGCGCCGGCAAAAGTTCGCTGATCAAAAAAATCGAAGATGAGATCGGCGCCTTTTACTTCTCTATATCGACGACAACGCGTCCCATGCGCGAAGGCGAGATCGACGGCGTGCATTATCATTTTGTGAGCAAAGAGCAGTTCGAAAGCGATATTGAAAAAGAGAACTTTCTGGAGTATGCTGTCGTACACGGCAACTATTACGGCACGTCGATCAAACCTGTAAAAAAAGCGCTCAAAGAGGGCAAACTGGTCCTCTTCGATATCGATGTCCAAGGACATGACGCCGTGCAGAAACGTCTGGCGGATATCACCACTTCGGTCTTCGTAACCACGCCGACACTCAGGGAACTTGAACACCGCCTGACCGCCCGGGGTACGGATGCCCAGGAGATCATAGACAAACGTATCGAAATGGCGAAACGCGAGGTACAGCGCATTTGTGAGTACGACTACCTGGTGATCAATGACGATCTGGATGAAGCGGCAAAGGTGCTGGTCAATATTGCCAAAGCTGCCCGGATGAAGATCCCGAGTATCGCTATCAATGAATTTATTCTGGAGTGGGAAAACGAGGCCTGA